Proteins encoded within one genomic window of Papio anubis isolate 15944 chromosome X, Panubis1.0, whole genome shotgun sequence:
- the FANCB gene encoding Fanconi anemia group B protein — protein MTSKQAMSSNKQERLLCYNGQVLVFQLSKGNFADKEPTKTPILHVRRMIFDRGTKVFVQKSTGFFTIKEENSHLKIMCCNCVSDFRTGINLPYIVIQNNKKNNVFEYFLLILHSTNKFEMRLSFKLGYEMKDGLRVLNGPLILWKHVKTFFFISSQTGKVASVSGNFSSIQWAGEIENLGMVLLGLKECCLSEEECTQEPSKSDYAVWNTKFCVYSLESQEVLSDTYIIPPAYSSVVTCVHICATEIINHQLRISLIALTRRNQLISFQNGTPKSVCQLPFGDPCAVQLMDSGGGNLFFVVSFMSNNACAVWKENFQVAAKWEKLSLVLIDDFIGSGTEQVLLLFKDSLNSDCLASFKITDLGKINYSSEPSDCNEDDLFEDKQENRYLVVPPLETGLKICFSSFRELRQHLFLKEKIISKSYKALINLVQGKDDNTSSAEEECLVPLCGEEENSVHISDEKLSDNFQDSEQLVEKIWYRVMDDSLVVGVKTTSSLKLSLNDVTLSLLMDQAHDSRFRLLKCQNRVIKLSTNPFPAPYLKPDEIGLEAKRVKLTPDSKKEKSFVCEHPSKKECVQIITAVTSLSPLLAFSKFCCTVLLHIMERESGNCPKDRYVVCGRVFLSLEDLSTGRYLLTFPKKKPIEHMEDLFALLAAFHKSCFQIMSPGYALNSMKVWLLEHMKCEIIKEFPEVYFCERPGSFYGTLFTWKQRTPFEGILIIYSRNQTVMFQCLHNLIRILPINCFLKNLKSGSENFLIDNMAVTLEKELVTLSSLSSAIAKHESNFMQRCEVSKGKSSVVVAALSDRRENIHPYRKELQREKKKMLQMNLKVSGALYREITLKVAEVQLKSDFAAQKLSNL, from the exons ATGACTAGCAAACAAGCAATGTCATCTAACAAACAAGAAAGGCTCTTGTGTTATAATGGGCAAGTCCTTGTTTTCCAGTTGTCTAAAGGAAATTTTGCAGATAAAGAGCCTACAAAAACACCCATATTACATGTCAGAAGAATGATATTTGACAGAGGAACAAAAGTATTTGTTCAGAAGTCCACTGGATTTTTTACCATAAAGGAAGAAAactctcatttaaaaatcatgtgttGCAACTGTGTGTCAGATTTCAGAACTGGAATTAACCTCCCTTACATTGtgatacaaaacaataaaaagaataatgtttttgaatattttttactgATCCTTCACAGtaccaataaatttgaaatgcGTTTGAGTTTTAAACTAGGCTATGAGATGAAGGATGGCCTAAGGGTCCTTAATGGCCCTTTAATTTTATGGAAGCATGTCAAAACattcttctttatctcttctcAAACTGGCAAAGTTGCTAGTGTGTCAGGTAACTTTTCCTCTATTCAGTGGGCAGGGGAGATTGAAAATTTAGGTATGGTTTTATTGGGACTAAAGGAATGTTGTTTATCTGAGGAAGAATGTACTCAAGAGCCTTCAAAATCAGATTATGCAGTTTGGAATACCAAATTTTGTGTATATTCTCTTGAAAGTCAAGAAGTATTAAGTGATACATACATTATTCCTCCTGCTTATAGCAGTGTGGTGACTTGTGTACATATTTGTGCAACTGAGATCATCAACCATCAGTTAAGAATATCTCTCATTGCCCTTACTCGAAGGAATCAGCTGATTTCATTTCAGAATGGAACTCCTAAAAGTGTGTGCCAGCTTCCGTTTGGAGATCCTTGTGCAGTTCAACTTATGGATTCAGGTGGAGGAAACCTCTTTTTCGTTGTATCCTTTATGTCCAATAATGCTTGTGCTGTATGGAAAGAGAACTTTCAG GTTGCTGCGAAGTGGGAAAAACTTAGCTTAGTACTGATAGATGACTTTATTGGAAGTGGAACTGAACAAGTACTCCTACTTTTTAAGGACTCCTTGAACTCAGATTGCCTGGCTTCATTTAAAATAACGGaccttggaaaaataaactattcA agtGAACCATCGGATTGCAATGAAGATGACTTATTTGAAGACAAACAAGAGAATCGTTACCTGGTGGTTCCACCTCTAGAAACAGGACTGAAA atttgtttttcttcttttcggGAATTACGGCAGCATCTCtttcttaaggaaaaaattatttcaaaatcttaCAAAGCTTTGATAAACCTGGTTCAAGGAAAAGATGATAATACATCAAGTGCAGAGGAG gaatGTCTTGTTCCTCTTTGTGGTGAAGAAGAAAATTCCGTCCATATCTCAGATGAAAAGTTATCAGATAATTTTCAAGATTCAGAACAGCTAGTAGAGAAGATATGGTATCGTGTAATGGATGATAGCTTGGTTGTTGGAGTGAAAACTACATCTTCTTTAAAGCT GTCCCTGAATGATGTGACTTTATCATTGTTAATGGATCAAGCCCATGACTCCAGATTTCGGCTTCTTAAGTGTCAAAATAGAGTGATTAAGTTGAGTACAAATCCTTTCCCAGCACCATACTTGAAGCCAGATGAAATAGGATTGGAAGCAAAAAGGGTCAAGTTGACCCCTGatagcaagaaagagaaaagctttgTTTGTGAACACCCATCTAAGAAAGAGTGTGTACAGATAATTACTGCTGTAACATCTCTTTCACCACTTTTAGCATTCAGTAAATTTTGTTGCACTGTACTGCTACACATTATGGAGAGAGAAAGTGGTAACTGTCCCAAAGATCGTTATGTTGTGTGTGGCAGAGTGTTTTTAAGTCTAGAAGATCTTTCAACTGGGAGGTACCTACTGACGTTTCCAAAGAAGAAACCTATAG AGCACATGGAAGATCTGTTTGCACTTCTCGCAGCATTCCACAAATCTTGTTTTCAAATCATGTCACCTGGCTATGCCCTGAATTCAATGAAGGTGTGGCTCTTAGAACatatgaaatgtgaaataatcaaAGAATTTCCAGAAGTGTACTTTTGTGAAAGGCCGGGAAGTTTCTATGGGACACTCTTCACCTGGAAACAGAGAACACCATTTGAAGGGATTTTAATAATCTATTCCAG gaaTCAAACAGTTATGTTCCAGTGCCTTCATAATCTCATCAGAATTCTCCCTATAAACTgtttcctcaaaaatctaaaatcagGAAGTGAGAATTTCCTAATTGATAATATGGCAGTTACTTTGGAGAAGGAACTAGTCACCCTTAGTTCTCTTTCTTCTGCCATAGCTAAACATGAAAGCAATTTTATGCAGAGGTGTGAAGTGAGCAAAGGAAAGAGTAGTGTCGTCGTGGCTGCTTTATCAGACAGAAGGGAAAATATCCATCCCTACAGAAAAGAacttcagagagaaaagaagaaaatgttgcaAATGAACCTAAAAGTGAGTGGTGCCCTTTACagggaaataactttaaaagtagCTGAGGTTCAGTTGAAATCAGACTTCGCTGCAcagaaactgagtaatttataa